A genome region from Leifsonia sp. Root112D2 includes the following:
- a CDS encoding SDR family oxidoreductase yields MSRVLVVGGTGLAGRAVVTEALSRGHQVVVASRRVPAEGSEARLDGAEYYAVDLVAASGFDEALEGVDVLIDTTNGMSRSSREVFTVGALNLMHAAARWGIERAVLLSIVNVDRSNYVYYRAKTAQENVYRQSLLETRVVRATQFHNLVGSIFKAGARRGLIPAFSGIRLQPIDVADVARILVDTAEGVGPANTTFTVGGPEVLGMRDMAVLWKHAVGSRALIAPLRMPGELGKLWRSGGALVIEHSVGQTTFSQWLAAQTASRTP; encoded by the coding sequence GTGTCACGTGTTCTTGTCGTCGGAGGAACAGGACTGGCCGGACGCGCAGTCGTCACCGAGGCATTGAGCCGTGGCCACCAGGTCGTCGTCGCCAGTCGTCGCGTTCCCGCCGAGGGGAGCGAGGCTCGGCTCGATGGCGCCGAATATTATGCGGTCGACCTGGTTGCGGCATCCGGATTCGACGAGGCGCTCGAGGGTGTCGACGTGCTCATCGACACCACGAACGGCATGTCCCGCTCGTCGCGGGAAGTCTTCACGGTCGGTGCCCTTAATCTGATGCATGCGGCGGCCCGCTGGGGAATCGAGCGCGCGGTGCTGCTGTCGATAGTGAATGTGGACCGCTCCAACTACGTCTACTACCGGGCCAAGACGGCTCAGGAGAACGTGTACAGGCAATCGCTGCTGGAGACGCGCGTGGTTCGGGCGACGCAGTTTCACAACCTCGTCGGGTCGATCTTCAAGGCGGGCGCCCGCCGCGGGCTGATACCTGCCTTCTCGGGCATCCGGCTGCAACCGATCGACGTGGCCGACGTCGCTCGCATCCTCGTGGATACGGCGGAGGGCGTCGGACCGGCCAACACGACGTTCACCGTTGGCGGCCCTGAGGTGCTCGGCATGCGCGACATGGCGGTGCTGTGGAAGCACGCCGTCGGCTCCCGTGCGCTGATCGCACCGCTGCGCATGCCCGGCGAACTCGGTAAGCTCTGGCGCTCCGGTGGCGCGCTCGTGATCGAGCACTCGGTCGGGCAGACAACGTTCTCGCAGTGGCTGGCGGCGCAGACCGCGTCGCGCACGCCATAG
- the glgB gene encoding 1,4-alpha-glucan branching protein GlgB: MTVIPEGHAALALPELDDGMLAAVAAGAHHDPHAVLGQHLVAAAGVADPVTVIRALRPLASEVTAVLATGARIELSHLAHGIWQGFSLLGLQDYLIEARYPDAPAWLDDDPYRYSPTIGELDLHLIGEGRHEQLWSALGAHIIEHTGIEKATSGTAFTVWAPHARAVRVIGDHNGWDGTKHAMRSMGPTGVWELFVPGLTAGTYKFELLGQNGEWVRRADPMARFTEVPPATASVIGSSSYEWADAAWLAARASNDPHDGPLSVYEVHLGSWRPGLGYREAADHLIEYVGELGYTHVEFLPLAEHPFGGSWGYQVTGYYAPTSRFGHPDDLRYLIDRLHQAGIGVIMDWVPGHFPKDEWALGRFDGQALYEHADPRRGEHQDWGTYVFDFGQSQVRNFLVANALYWLEEFHVDGLRVDAVASMLYLDYSREDGQWEPNIHGGRENLEAIALLQEVTATAYKRNPGTLMIAEESTSWPGVTAPTSSGGLGFGIKWNMGWMHDSLQYMQEDPMYRAYHHSEITFSFVYAFSENFMLPISHDEVVHGKGSLLGKMPGDHWQQLANVRVYLAFMWAHPGKQLLFMGQEFGQPSEWSEERGLDWWILDQPAHRGLFELVAQLNRVYRDTPALWARDNEPGGFEWIDGGDAQRNVVSFLRWDREGKPLVAIMNFSGVPHDNYRVGLPFAGRWEEALNTDAAEFGGSGVGNLGGVTASAEPWGSRPASAELTLPPLGALWLRPVR, encoded by the coding sequence ATGACCGTCATTCCCGAGGGCCACGCCGCCCTCGCCCTGCCAGAGCTCGATGACGGGATGCTGGCCGCGGTTGCCGCCGGCGCCCACCACGACCCGCACGCGGTGCTCGGCCAGCATCTCGTTGCCGCGGCTGGCGTGGCCGACCCTGTGACGGTCATCCGTGCGCTGCGCCCGCTCGCCTCCGAGGTGACGGCGGTGCTCGCCACTGGCGCCCGCATCGAGCTCAGTCATCTGGCTCACGGAATTTGGCAGGGGTTCAGCCTGCTCGGCCTGCAGGACTACCTCATCGAGGCGCGCTACCCGGATGCCCCGGCGTGGCTCGACGACGATCCATACCGCTACTCCCCCACGATCGGCGAACTCGATCTGCACCTCATCGGTGAGGGCCGGCACGAGCAGCTCTGGAGCGCTCTCGGCGCGCACATCATCGAGCACACCGGCATCGAGAAGGCGACGAGCGGCACGGCGTTCACCGTGTGGGCCCCGCATGCCCGTGCCGTGCGCGTGATAGGCGACCACAACGGCTGGGACGGCACCAAGCACGCTATGCGCTCCATGGGGCCCACGGGCGTATGGGAGCTGTTCGTGCCCGGCCTCACCGCGGGTACATACAAGTTCGAGCTGCTCGGCCAGAATGGCGAATGGGTGCGCAGAGCCGACCCGATGGCCCGATTCACGGAGGTGCCGCCGGCCACCGCATCCGTCATCGGCTCCAGCAGCTACGAATGGGCGGATGCCGCGTGGCTGGCCGCCCGCGCCTCGAACGACCCGCACGACGGCCCCCTGAGCGTCTACGAGGTGCACCTCGGCAGCTGGCGGCCGGGGCTCGGCTACCGGGAGGCCGCCGACCACCTCATTGAGTACGTGGGCGAGCTCGGGTACACGCACGTGGAGTTCCTGCCCCTGGCGGAGCATCCGTTCGGCGGTTCCTGGGGCTACCAGGTGACCGGCTACTACGCACCGACGAGCCGCTTCGGGCATCCGGACGACCTGCGCTATCTCATCGACCGGCTGCACCAGGCCGGCATCGGCGTGATCATGGACTGGGTTCCCGGCCACTTTCCCAAGGACGAGTGGGCGCTGGGCCGCTTCGACGGCCAGGCGCTGTATGAACACGCGGACCCGCGCCGCGGCGAGCACCAGGACTGGGGCACATACGTCTTCGACTTCGGCCAGAGCCAAGTGCGCAACTTTCTCGTCGCCAACGCCCTGTACTGGCTGGAGGAATTCCATGTCGACGGTCTGCGCGTCGACGCCGTGGCATCCATGCTCTACCTGGACTACTCGCGCGAAGACGGCCAGTGGGAACCGAACATCCACGGCGGGCGCGAGAACCTCGAGGCCATCGCGCTGCTGCAGGAGGTGACGGCCACCGCGTACAAGCGCAACCCCGGCACCCTCATGATCGCCGAGGAGTCCACGAGCTGGCCCGGCGTGACGGCGCCCACCTCAAGCGGCGGGCTCGGATTCGGCATCAAGTGGAACATGGGCTGGATGCACGATTCGCTGCAGTACATGCAGGAAGACCCGATGTACCGCGCCTACCACCACAGCGAGATCACCTTCTCGTTCGTCTATGCGTTCAGCGAGAACTTCATGCTGCCGATCAGCCACGACGAGGTCGTGCACGGCAAGGGCTCCCTGCTGGGCAAGATGCCGGGAGATCACTGGCAGCAGCTGGCAAATGTGCGCGTCTATCTCGCCTTCATGTGGGCGCACCCCGGCAAGCAACTGCTGTTCATGGGTCAGGAATTCGGCCAGCCCAGCGAGTGGAGCGAGGAACGCGGGCTGGACTGGTGGATTCTCGACCAGCCGGCGCATCGCGGCCTCTTCGAGCTCGTCGCACAGCTGAACCGGGTCTACCGCGACACTCCCGCGCTCTGGGCACGGGACAACGAGCCCGGCGGCTTCGAGTGGATCGACGGCGGCGATGCGCAACGCAACGTTGTCTCGTTCCTGCGCTGGGATCGCGAGGGCAAGCCACTCGTGGCCATCATGAACTTCTCCGGGGTTCCACACGACAACTACCGGGTCGGTCTGCCTTTCGCCGGGCGCTGGGAGGAGGCCCTGAACACGGATGCCGCCGAGTTCGGCGGCTCCGGTGTCGGCAATCTGGGCGGGGTCACGGCAAGCGCGGAACCGTGGGGCTCACGGCCGGCATCCGCCGAGCTGACGCTGCCACCGCTCGGAGCACTCTGGCTGCGCCCGGTACGGTAA
- a CDS encoding maltotransferase domain-containing protein, producing the protein MEGGLWPAKAFEGEVVPFRATAFREGHDLIGVTLLLTSPAGTTSEHRMSLVTKGLDRWQAEVRLDEQGTWTYRVRAYADDFATWVHDAGIKIAAGIDVEVMYAIGSRMLATAAVDKTRPAAERRLFAAAAATLADATTPPETRFALLSDPKLQRAADTRPLASLESFSASRSILVERDRAGVGAWYEFFPRSEGAKKNADGSWKSGTFRTAAKRLPAIAAMGFDVVYLPPIHPIGTAFRKGPNNTLTAGANDPGSPWAIGSTDGGHDAIHPELGGEKDFRFFLGRAKTAGLEVAIDLALQASPDHPWVAAHPEWFTTLPDGSIAYAENPPKKYQDIYPVNFDNDPEGIRAEVLRIVRHWMALGIRIFRVDNPHTKPLDFWEWLIHTVNAEQPDVIFLAEAFTRPDIVHSLAKVGFQQSYTYFTWRNTREELEEFLDSLAHETADFLRPNLFVNTPDILTEYLQFGGPAAFWIRAAIAATAAPIWGVYSGFELFESVARAGAEEYIDNEKFEFRPRDYARAEAEGRSLAPALALLNRIRREHPALRQLRNLHVHDSDDTSILVYSKYLDGAFTADGEADAIIVVANVDPHSVRETIVHLDVEQFGIRAGATFEVEDLVTGAVWIWGADNYVRLDAFGEPVHILHVRQSPSLSRKAEQ; encoded by the coding sequence GTGGAGGGTGGACTCTGGCCCGCGAAGGCCTTCGAAGGCGAGGTGGTGCCGTTTCGTGCGACGGCGTTCCGCGAGGGGCATGACCTCATCGGGGTCACCCTGCTGCTGACGAGCCCGGCAGGCACCACGAGCGAGCACCGCATGTCGCTTGTCACGAAGGGCCTCGATCGCTGGCAGGCCGAGGTGCGGCTTGACGAGCAGGGCACGTGGACGTACCGCGTGCGGGCATACGCCGACGATTTCGCCACCTGGGTGCACGATGCGGGCATCAAGATTGCCGCGGGGATCGACGTGGAGGTCATGTACGCCATCGGTTCGCGGATGCTTGCCACGGCCGCAGTAGACAAGACGCGACCGGCCGCCGAACGGCGGCTGTTCGCGGCGGCCGCGGCGACGCTTGCCGACGCGACCACGCCGCCCGAAACCCGCTTCGCCCTGCTCTCTGACCCAAAACTGCAGCGAGCCGCGGACACTCGCCCGCTTGCGAGCCTCGAATCGTTCTCGGCGAGCCGCAGCATCCTCGTGGAGCGGGACCGCGCCGGCGTCGGCGCCTGGTATGAGTTCTTTCCCCGCTCGGAGGGGGCGAAGAAGAACGCGGACGGCTCGTGGAAGTCGGGCACCTTCCGCACCGCGGCGAAGCGGCTGCCCGCTATCGCCGCCATGGGCTTCGACGTGGTCTATCTGCCGCCGATACATCCGATCGGCACGGCCTTTCGCAAGGGGCCGAACAACACGCTGACCGCCGGCGCCAACGACCCCGGCTCACCGTGGGCCATCGGCTCCACCGACGGCGGCCACGATGCGATTCACCCCGAACTCGGCGGCGAGAAGGACTTCAGGTTCTTCCTCGGCAGGGCGAAGACCGCCGGCCTCGAGGTGGCCATCGACCTGGCTCTGCAGGCCTCGCCCGACCACCCGTGGGTGGCGGCGCATCCGGAATGGTTCACGACGCTGCCCGACGGCTCGATCGCCTACGCGGAAAACCCGCCGAAGAAGTACCAGGACATCTACCCGGTGAACTTCGACAACGACCCCGAAGGCATCCGCGCCGAGGTGCTGCGCATCGTTCGACACTGGATGGCTCTCGGCATCCGCATCTTCCGTGTCGACAACCCGCACACCAAGCCGCTGGACTTCTGGGAGTGGCTGATTCACACGGTGAACGCTGAGCAGCCCGACGTAATTTTCCTGGCCGAGGCGTTCACCCGGCCGGACATCGTGCATTCACTCGCGAAGGTGGGCTTTCAGCAGTCGTACACCTACTTCACCTGGCGCAACACGCGCGAGGAACTCGAGGAGTTTCTCGACTCGCTCGCCCACGAGACGGCTGATTTTCTGCGCCCGAACCTGTTCGTGAACACCCCGGATATTCTCACCGAGTACCTGCAGTTCGGCGGCCCTGCGGCGTTCTGGATTCGCGCCGCCATCGCCGCAACCGCGGCCCCGATCTGGGGCGTATATTCGGGGTTCGAGCTCTTCGAATCGGTGGCTCGAGCGGGCGCCGAGGAGTACATCGACAACGAGAAGTTCGAGTTCCGCCCCCGCGACTACGCCCGTGCGGAGGCAGAGGGCCGCTCGCTCGCCCCGGCTCTCGCGCTGCTGAACCGCATCAGGCGTGAGCATCCGGCGCTGCGGCAGTTGCGCAACCTGCACGTGCACGACAGCGACGATACGTCGATTCTCGTCTACAGCAAGTATCTCGACGGCGCGTTCACGGCGGACGGCGAGGCGGATGCGATCATCGTCGTCGCGAACGTCGACCCGCATTCCGTGCGCGAGACGATCGTGCATCTCGATGTCGAGCAATTCGGCATCCGGGCCGGCGCGACATTCGAGGTCGAGGACCTGGTGACGGGCGCCGTCTGGATCTGGGGCGCTGACAACTACGTTCGGCTGGATGCCTTCGGCGAGCCGGTGCATATTCTTCACGTTCGACAGAGCCCCTCTCTCTCCAGGAAGGCAGAGCAATGA